One window of the Equus asinus isolate D_3611 breed Donkey chromosome 28, EquAss-T2T_v2, whole genome shotgun sequence genome contains the following:
- the EMC8 gene encoding ER membrane protein complex subunit 8 isoform X2: protein MPGVKLTTQAYCKMVLHGAKYPHCAVNGLLVAEKQKPRKEHVPLGGPGAHHTLFVDCIPLFHGTLALAPMLEVALTLIDSWCKDNSYVIAGYYQANERVKDASPNQVAEKVASRIAEGFSDTALIMVDNTKFTMDCVVPTIHVYEHHENKWRCRDPHHDYCEDWPEAQRISASLLDSRSYETLVDFDNHLDDIRNDWTNPEINKAVLHLC, encoded by the exons ATGCCCGGGGTGAAGCTGACCACCCAGGCCTACTGCAAGATGGTGCTGCACGGCGCCAAATACCCGCACTGCGCCGTCAACGGACTGCTGGTGGCCGAGAAGCAGAAGCCGCGCAAGGAGCACGTCCCCCTGGGCGGCCCGGGCGCCCACCACACCCTCTTCGTGGACTGTATCCCCCTCTTCCACGGCACCCTGGCCCTCGCCCCCATGCTGGAGGTGGCCCTTACCCTG ATTGATTCATGGTGCAAAGATAATAGCTATGTGATTGCTGGTTATTATCAAGCTAATGAACGAGTAAAGGATGCCAG TCCAAACCAAGTGGCAGAAAAGGTGGCCTCCAGGATCGCCGAGGGCTTCAGCGACACCGCTCTCATCATG GTGGACAACACTAAGTTTACGATGGACTGCGTGGTACCTACGATCCACGTGTACGAACACCACGAAAACAAATGGCGGTGCAGGGACCCACACCA TGATTACTGTGAAGACTGGCCTGAGGCCCAGAGGATCTCAGCGTCACTCCTGGACAGCCGGTCCTACGAGACCCTCGTGGATTTCGATAACCACCTGGATGACATCCGCAATGACTGGACGAATCCAGagatcaataaagctgttttgcaCCTGTGTTAG
- the EMC8 gene encoding ER membrane protein complex subunit 8 isoform X1 has product MPGVKLTTQAYCKMVLHGAKYPHCAVNGLLVAEKQKPRKEHVPLGGPGAHHTLFVDCIPLFHGTLALAPMLEVALTLVSAGEDSGFHAVPAGKSSEPTPEVAVTVDGGTPGGARSRTWPPIDSWCKDNSYVIAGYYQANERVKDASPNQVAEKVASRIAEGFSDTALIMVDNTKFTMDCVVPTIHVYEHHENKWRCRDPHHDYCEDWPEAQRISASLLDSRSYETLVDFDNHLDDIRNDWTNPEINKAVLHLC; this is encoded by the exons ATGCCCGGGGTGAAGCTGACCACCCAGGCCTACTGCAAGATGGTGCTGCACGGCGCCAAATACCCGCACTGCGCCGTCAACGGACTGCTGGTGGCCGAGAAGCAGAAGCCGCGCAAGGAGCACGTCCCCCTGGGCGGCCCGGGCGCCCACCACACCCTCTTCGTGGACTGTATCCCCCTCTTCCACGGCACCCTGGCCCTCGCCCCCATGCTGGAGGTGGCCCTTACCCTGGTAAGCGCGGGAGAGGACAGTGGCTTCCACGCAGTCCCAGCTGGCAAGAGCTCAGAGCCCACCCCCGAGGTCGCCGTGACGGTGGACGGGGGGACCCCCGGGGGCGCGCGGAGCCGTACCTGGCCCCCG ATTGATTCATGGTGCAAAGATAATAGCTATGTGATTGCTGGTTATTATCAAGCTAATGAACGAGTAAAGGATGCCAG TCCAAACCAAGTGGCAGAAAAGGTGGCCTCCAGGATCGCCGAGGGCTTCAGCGACACCGCTCTCATCATG GTGGACAACACTAAGTTTACGATGGACTGCGTGGTACCTACGATCCACGTGTACGAACACCACGAAAACAAATGGCGGTGCAGGGACCCACACCA TGATTACTGTGAAGACTGGCCTGAGGCCCAGAGGATCTCAGCGTCACTCCTGGACAGCCGGTCCTACGAGACCCTCGTGGATTTCGATAACCACCTGGATGACATCCGCAATGACTGGACGAATCCAGagatcaataaagctgttttgcaCCTGTGTTAG